TGCACGGTGATTGCTCACTAGGCTCTCTTATTTCCTCAATCATCAACTGAAGTGAATAAGTACTAGTGTTACTCCCCCTTCCAGTCTTCAACATCAgactgcttttcccttctccatcctAGAGTTCCTCTGTATCAGAGACCTTTGAGGTCCCAGTTATCTCTTTAAAACCcaattgttttgtatttttaatgtttttttaataactgaTATGTTCATTGAATTTCTGAATTTACAAATGTGAAAGAAACACAGCTCATTAAAATATCTAATGGATTCTGCTTCTTAAAATGACTTCCtacataatatatgtattatattaagGTCTTTagtccatcttgagtttatttctgtatatgctgttagagaatgttctcatTTTACTTTGCTATCCAAAATGTAGCTATCCAAttatcccagcaccacttattgaagagattgtcttctctccactgtatattcctgtcttttttattatagattaattgaccataagcatataggtttatttctgggctctctcttctgttccacatgtctgtttttgtgccagtgctatACTGATTGGATTAATGTAGTTTTCTGATATAGTTCAAAGTCAGGgaacctgattcctccagttctgatCTTCTTCCTTAAGATGGTTTTGGTGATTCAGGGTCTTTCATCTttccatacaaaatttaaaattgttctagttttgtggaaAATGCCCTGGTATTTTCATAGCAATTACATTGAGtatgtagattgccttggatagaatgtttattttaacaatatgaattcttccaatccataaacaaGTTAAACCTTTCCCTCTGTTTGTATTATCTTCACTTTCTTTGATCAGGGTCTTATTTTTTCTAAGCACAGGTCTTTCACCACCTTAGGTATGTTTGTTTCTAGGtgtcttatttctctctttttttatttattttctctcaccCTAGTGGCTTTTCAGCAATAAGAGTGatcattttttgagaaataaCCACTATAAATCATTAATCAATTCCAGTATGTGTGGTATTTAGGGGACCTAAATAatgtttaagaaaacaatttataatttgcaaaatgttaaatatttttagtgtGTATGTGTAAGGATTCCTATTTCTGTTTGTGTTCTGTATTTGGAGAATGGGATTCTGTCATTCTCTTCATACTGATCACTGGTTTTGATAAATTTTGGAGATAATAGCTGTTCATTTCATTCCTATGATTTTCAGGAGCACTCTGCTGGGGAAGCCAGGACATTCTGCTCATGCCACTGTAGGTCAACCAGGAGAAGATTTTGTGTTGGAGTAAAATGTCCACCAAGTGACCTGAGTCACTCTGATGCCTGAAAGAGCTGGAGCTATGGAGGTCTGTCATACTCTCTCAGGAAGCTTTAactgattatttcatttttcaatttaggTGACTTTCACTGAGtttggctgaaagtgaaagtgaagtcactgagtcgtgtccgactctttccgaccccatggacaccaggctcctccacccatgggcttttctaggcaagagtactggagtgggttgccatttccttctccatggaatcttcccgacccagggattgaacccaggtatcccgccttgtagacagacactttaccatcagagccaccaggggagtttaGCTGACTGGGGGTTAAACACGGGGGAGGGGCATGGCAGGAGTTGGGAGATGGGACGTCTAGTGTCACGTGACATGGGCTGCCATAGTAACAGGCCCCCCTGCCTTGCATCCAATCAGAGATGGACAGTGTCTGTGACGTCAGGGAAAGCCGGGCCTATAAATTCGACCAACGGCCGTCAACGGCCTCACTGTTCTTCTGGGCTGCGCTATGGAGAATGGTGGCTCTACCATGTCTGCACCATCCTCTGACAGCCATGAGGAAGACGTGATCATCATAGAAACCAGCACCTCCGAAACTGAGCCCTCTGAAATGGAGATGGCGAAAGCCGAGACCTCCAAACCAGAGCCGTATGATGCGGAACCAAGAAAGGCAAAGCAGAAGACAGCTAAGGGCCGCCGTTGCCGTCGCCGCCGCTGCCGTCAGGGCAATTTCTCAAGCTTTGCTACCTATTTCCCTAGGGTGCTGAAGCAAGTACATACAGGCCTGAGTCTTTCCCGTGAGTCCGTGAACGTCCTGGATTCGTTTGTGAAAGATATGTTCGAGCGGATTGCCGAAGAGGCCGGGCACCTGGCCCACATCAACAAGCGCTGCACCATCATGACCGAAGACATCCAGACAGCCGTGCGTCTTCTGTTGCCTGGGGAGCTCGGCAAGTACGCCGTGTCCGAGGCCACCAAGTCGGTCATCAGATACCACACCTGCAGATGAACTGCCCCAGGACTGTCTGACCATCGCAAACCAGACTTAAGGGTTCTCCCCTTAGGCCCtacatttaatctttaaaacatttctaccccaaagaaaacattaaaaacctCATTAACTTTGCTTCAATATGTGTCGGTTGTGTCATTTGTTCGATGGAAAATCGTGTCCTTTTTTCTTAACATATTGCAACTCGTCACTTTCCTAAATGGTAATTTCTATTAGCGGTTTCTCTGTGATTTTAGGGATCTTTATGGtcaaaattctttccctaaaagttTCATTGGCCTTCTCCATTTTCATCCTCCCATCTATATTTAGGTATCATCCAGAGATTTTTATATGGGTATAGCAACTGATAAAAAACAgtgtggtcttcccaggtggctcaccagtaaagaatctgcctgcaatgcgggagtcgcaggagaggcaggttccatccctgggtcataaagatccccgggaggagggcatggcaaccctctccagtattctttcctggagaatcccatggagagaggaccctggtgggctacagtccatagggtctgtgAAGAGTCGAGCACCACTGAAGCAAGGTGGCACGCAGGCTCACaaagagcagtgtgtgtgtgtgtgtgtgtgtgtgtgtgtgtgtgcgcgcttgcgctcagtcactcagtcatgtccaactctttctgaccccatagacaggagcccgccaggctcctatctCTTTGAaagtttccaagcaagaatactgaactgggttgtcatttcctactccaggggatctttctgaccaagggataGAAGCTgtgtctctttcgtctcctgcattgcagattcttgaccactgcaccaGCAGTAGCAGATATAAGAATCACATTCCCCATTCTATTATTTCAATCCCAATTCacttccatgtgtaaaataggacTCAAACACAGTGTAAAATAAGAAAACTCTAAATTTCTGGAATCAAGCACCATACCTTCTGAAATTACCTTATCCAGATTTCTCTGATCCTATTTTTTGTTTGCAACCTAgaacattttgctttaaaaaaaaaagaaagaaacaaaaatcctgACTGAATTGCAAACTTGCAGGGATGATGGGATAGTCCAGTGACAGAGAATGTAGCCACAGTCTCCACAGTAGCAGCCAATGAGGGACTGGTAGCCCATGACCCAAAGCAACTGGCCAAATGTATAGTGGAGTGAGAAGAGATGAACAAATAAGAACCTTCCTGTGACACTCAGCCTAGAGATGGAGAGGGAACATGGGGTGATAGTTTTCCTGATGTTTTTCCATTCAAGCACCTGCTTTTAACCATGGCGATTTAAGTACAGGCATCcatttcttggggcttcccaggtggtgctagtggtaaagaacctgccttcttaTGTGGGAAACCTAAGagccatggattcaatccctggagtgggaagatgccctggagaaaggcatggcaacccactccagtattcttgctggaaagtcccatggacagaggagcctagcaggttacaatccatagggtctcaaagagtcagacatgactgaagcagcttagcatgcacacatccaTTTCTTGGGTCTTCCCGGGTGGTGCCGGtagtaaagaccctgcctgcaatgcaggagacacaggagacccaggttctgtccctagatggagaaggttccctggaggagggcatggaaccccctccagtattctttcctggataattcccagggacagaggagcctggtgggccacagttcatagggccacaaagagcgGGAcaaaactgaagagacttagcgcaCATGCATGCATCCACTTCTTGTTGTGGGACATGCCTCTAGCTCCTTGCATCAAAATAAGAAGGAAGAGGATGTTCAGCAGTTAAGAGAAATAAGATGACTTCTTCTTCCACCTCAAGTATTTGACTGCTATTGCTTATGATAGTATTTACTGAATTTAATGTCCATGTGTTTTCTTCTTGGTGcactgacatttttatttctataagtaTATTGCTGAATTTCAAACTAGTTGGTGATTTtcctattccttttatttttgtttgagatatttatttttttaattaattttttattattgctttacagaattttgctgttttctgtcaaacctcaacatgaatcagcctagggtatacatatatcccctcccttttggaactctgtccccatcccacccctctaggttgatacatagcccctgtttgagtttcctgagccatacagcaaattcccgtggctatctattttacatatggtaatataaatttccatgttactccttccttgcatctcaccctctcctcccctttccctctgtccataattctattctcctatttcttttttaaaagattgatttCAAGGTTACTGCATCCTTGGAGAGAGAAAATACTCTGCGATTTCAGTCCTTTTTAATTTAGAacttaatatttcattatattttaaaccATTCATTTTGAACtttaagcaacaaggatatgctgtacagcacagagaaatatACCAATTATctaataataaatgtaaacagagtataatatataaaacaactGAAGCACTATGTTGTAAACCTGaacaaatataatattgcaaCTCATGAATATatccataaaaaattttaaagttaaaaaagaatttatcagTACCACTGTTATTGGATGTAGAAATCTGTGAAGGATTTGACTCTCCGCAAAACAATGAGAGATAAGCTAAGAGGATCTACAAAATTCCAACCTCTTGACCCCAGCTATAGTGCTTTCTTTAGGTCAGTCATGACAGAGTTTGGTAAGTTCTAAATTATTTTCCTAGCAATTTCATTTCCCAGTTTATTCTTATTCTCCCAAAGTGTACTATGGAGTTCTTCAGAAGCAGTTTATGTGTGATATGCAATAGATAGAGTGAAGAAACCGATACACCCATCCACTACCTCTAGTATACTTTCCCCATGTATTCCAGttcatttacatattttccaCATATCCTAGTTaatcaaacatttaaatatataaatgaggaCTGATATATAGTACAGAACTGgcaaaacaaaaatttcacacacatttcaattttctaatttcctggttttttaaacttttaaaacattcatacaggagaacaagatggcagaggaataggtggacgtggagtacatctctctccatggatacatcaggaatacaccttcagacacagaagtgcatgcagaacaccagctgacaGTGGACAGGAGTCATGGACCAGCAGAAAATAATATACAGACCCACCCAAAccttggtaggatgaaggaactaggggcaaaaacaggagtgttagtaggactggacctgccctcggcaggtgggggaactgaagcaggggtccgatccccacatcagggcaattgtctgagtcagaggagaagcatttaaggctgagagtgaaacagctgatctgtggcagtctaaatggaatgagaatcagacagtccttgcaaCCATACATACCCAAGACAGGGatgcagatcccctggaaggtgcagcagctggtagctggagtttagggattgtggagcaatcccaaaGTGAGGGCTGCTGTAACTGTGGAGAGACTTATCAAGGGGATGTGAggaaggagactgtggtgggaaatgcctgtggaggaaagccaggcagccatggaagctaggcgatactgctgagtcacgtttggggatggagccatcaccatagcctctctccccacagtgccagcattggcagctgaacaatagagaggctggcccagcaAGCACCTggcgcactgaactacagagtaggaccccacccagggtgcccctttaagtgcctgatgtgccaATGTAGAGTAGAACTCCAGCCAGGGGGGCCCCTATATGTGCCTGAtgtgccaaacaacagagaaggtcCCCAGGCAAGGAAGCCCTCTACGTGCCTAAATAGGTGGAGCTATGGAGacagactggccaaagaggccttctgatcgccagctacaagaggcttgagaAGAACTCTGATGGGGCCACAACTCCTGTggtggaggcagtccatgtccctgcacacttggtgctgccagggtccccgcaagccaagcagctgtgccaccttcacccTCAagtctcactggggcagagctgccacaggcaaaaaaagtcttgTGCCTCTGCATGCAGGGTCGCTTTGGCAGTGTCCTACTCTTTCCGACCCTGGAgacagtggcctgccaggcttctctgtcagggagcagggttctccaggcaagaatacaggagcgtgttggccaatactggtttccATGACTGCAGCACAGGAGCGGccctgaggagataccccacgtccaagggcagagaagccccagcaagatggtaggaggggcgaattCACGTTTAGAATCACACTCCATCtccaccagagacactcagagggctcaaacaaaccttgtgtgcaccaggacccagagatcccacagagactgagacagaactgggtttgagtgtctcctgtggaggtacaggtcagcaatggactgccacaggggcaggggccctggatgcagaagacttgggtatggcataagccctcttggaggaggtcaccattaatcccaccatagagctgccagaacttacaaaGGACTAGGAAATaaactcttggaggacacaaacagaaCGTTGTGTGCACCATgacccaggaaaaaggagcagtgacccccacaAGAGACCAACCCAGACTTGtctgggagtgtccaggagtctccagcagaggtgtgggttggtggtggcctgctgcagggttgggggcactgagtgtagcagtgcatgcatggggccttttgaaggaggtcgccattatcttcattacctccaccatagtttcagttcagttcagtcactcagttgtgtccaactctttgtgaccccatgaatcacagcatgccaggcctccctgtccatcaccaactcccggagttcactcagactcatgtccatcgggtcggtgatgccatccagccatctcatcctctgtcatccccttctcctcctgcccccaatccctcccagcatcagggtcttttccaatgagtcaactcttcacatgaggtggccaaagtattggagtttcagctgcagcatcagtccttccaatgaacacccaggactgatctcctctaggatggactggttggatctccttgcagtccaagggactctcaagagtcttctccaacaccacagttcaaaagcatcaattcttcagtgctcagctttctgcacagtccaactctcacatccatacatgaccactggaaaaactaaagccttgactagatggacctttgttggcaaagtgatatctctgcttttgaatattctctctaggttggtcataactttccttccaaggagtaagcatcttttaatatcatggctgcaatcaccatctgcagtaattttggagccccccaaaataaaagtctgctactgtttccactgatgggaccaaatgccataaataacagggagggaacacagctccaccgatcaacagaaaattggattaaagatttactgagcatggctcctcccatcagaacaagacccagtttccccctcagtcagtctctcccatcaggaagcttccataagtctcttatccttctccatcagagggcagacagactgaaaaccacaatcacaggaaactaaccaatctgatcaaatggaccacagccttgtctaactcaatgaaactatgagccatgctgtgtaggaccatccaagacaggcgggtcatggtggagagttctgacaaaatgtgacccactggagaatggaatggcaaaccacttcagtattcttgccttgagaaccccatgaacagtgtgaaaaggcaaaaagataggacactgaaagatgaactccccaggtcagtaggtgcccaaaatgcactggagatcagtggagaaataactccagaaagaatgaagggatggagccagagcaaaaacaatacccagctgtggatgtgactggtgatagaagcaaagtccgatgctgtaaagagcaatatcacataggaacctgaaatgttaggtccatgaatcaaggcaaattggaagtggtcaaacaggagatggcaagagtgaacatagacattttaggaatcagcaaactaagatggactggaatgggtgaatttaactcagatgaccattatatctactactgtgggcaggaatcccttagaagaaatggagtagccctcatagttaacaaaagagtccga
The genomic region above belongs to Ovis canadensis isolate MfBH-ARS-UI-01 breed Bighorn chromosome X, ARS-UI_OviCan_v2, whole genome shotgun sequence and contains:
- the LOC138930854 gene encoding histone H2B 1/2-like; the encoded protein is MENGGSTMSAPSSDSHEEDVIIIETSTSETEPSEMEMAKAETSKPEPYDAEPRKAKQKTAKGRRCRRRRCRQGNFSSFATYFPRVLKQVHTGLSLSRESVNVLDSFVKDMFERIAEEAGHLAHINKRCTIMTEDIQTAVRLLLPGELGKYAVSEATKSVIRYHTCR